GGTGAAGTAACCGTACCAGTTTAGATAAGATAGATAGGTCCTGATAAGTGCAGGCAGACGCGTTTCTGTTTGAGAACTTGAACAGGAATCGAATTGAACTTGTAGACGAGTTTTGTTATTTGGGTTGCATGCTGAAAGACGAAGGCAGCTACGAGAaggatattcagcaaagatgcgttaaggccacttctgcattctACTCCCTCACAAAATGCCTGTTATCACTAACGAAGttaagctgcgagtctacctatccaaagttcgccccatcatgatgtacggatcggagacttgggcagcaccgtcaGCGGTGATAGAGAGGCTTGATTACATGGAAAGGAAAGTGCTTGAAGACcaagaaaatcgtcttcgcttgtCTTGTCATGTGTTGAGGAAACGCCTCCTTCTATATGGTCTAGGGATTCTCTTGGATTCAAGCTAGGAGAGACCACCCGGTCGAAAACGGAGCTTCtagactgaggtggtgaaagaggacgtGAGGATGCTCGTCATGGAACCTCAGTCTAGAAGCTCCGTTTTCGACCAGGTGGTCTCTCCCAGCTTGAATCCAAGAGAATCCTTAGACC
This window of the Necator americanus strain Aroian chromosome III, whole genome shotgun sequence genome carries:
- a CDS encoding hypothetical protein (NECATOR_CHRIII.G9231.T1); this translates as MPVITNEVKLRVYLSKVRPIMMYGSETWAAPSAVIERLDYMERKVLEDQENRLRLSCHVLRKRLLLYGLGILLDSS